In the genome of Hyphomicrobium sp. ghe19, the window GGTGCTTTGGCCTCCCCGTAGGCGCTTGCGGCAGCAACGATTGCGAACAGTCCAGCGCCAGCGAGAAAGCCCAGTCTCTTACGGTCAAGCATATTTCGTCCCTTCTAGGTTTGTTTTGTCGGATGCCGCCCGAACCCGATTGACGCGAGTCAAATCATCAGCAAGCAACCGGTTTTTCATTCACGCCTGGAAGGGTATTGCGGGCTTGTTATTCCGCGGATCCAATCTTGTTAACGCGAGGTGCGAAGTTGTGAAAATTTGTTAAAAAGAAGAAGAGCGCGCTGGGCGCGTTAAGGCACTTCGAAGCGTGGGACAAAAGAAGGGGGCGCCAAACAGTCAGCCAGCGGCATGTCATCCACCGTTTGCTTGTCCACCATCGTGATGGGTGGTCCCAGATGACGATGGATGAGCTTGCCCTCGATCGCCCTTATAGCTTGATCAATCGCCAAACGCCCCTGCAGAACAGGCGCGTCGGTCGGCGCCGCAATAACTTTTCCACGCTTGATGGCGCGATACGTTCCGTGCGTGAAATAGGTGGAAGCGATCATCACGCGCCCCTCCAATCCGCGAGCACGCAGCACACTCACAGCTGCGTCAGCTGTCACGGCGCTGCCGACGAGGTAGGCAATCGTCGGGAAGTGATCGAGCGTCTCCTCAACAAGTCGCAGTTGGATCTCAAATCCAGTATCTCCCCAATCCACTGCCGCGATTTTGGCCGAGCTTCCGGCGATGCCTTCTCTGAAGCCGGCATCCACGAAGTGGACCCATCCTGCACCCTCTGGACCTGGGAACCATGCGATGGGCGCCGATGGGCCGGACAATGGAGTTCTTGCCGCGATGTAGCGGCCAATCGCGCGTCCCATATCCCGCCATGGCACGCCAACTTTCGCCGATATGCCGCGGTTATCGATGTCATTGACCGCGGCGATGACAGGCATCCGCTTTGCGATGTCTCGAATGAGCGGCGTGAGTCCGTCGTACGATGACGGACTCACGATCACGGCGTCGGAGGTTCGACTGCACATTTCTATTTGTTCCCTCTGACGATCTACGCTTGGGTATCCGCCGGCATCGATAACGGTTAGTTGAACTCCAGCTGCGAGCGCCTGCTCGACCATGCCGTAGTTA includes:
- the torT gene encoding TMAO reductase system periplasmic protein TorT, whose protein sequence is MNWARLQCLIGSLCLAVVLPAPAGASEWNVLAWPEPYDYSGIPSTVMVEPLARAARPWRICASYPHLKDAYWISVNYGMVEQALAAGVQLTVIDAGGYPSVDRQREQIEMCSRTSDAVIVSPSSYDGLTPLIRDIAKRMPVIAAVNDIDNRGISAKVGVPWRDMGRAIGRYIAARTPLSGPSAPIAWFPGPEGAGWVHFVDAGFREGIAGSSAKIAAVDWGDTGFEIQLRLVEETLDHFPTIAYLVGSAVTADAAVSVLRARGLEGRVMIASTYFTHGTYRAIKRGKVIAAPTDAPVLQGRLAIDQAIRAIEGKLIHRHLGPPITMVDKQTVDDMPLADCLAPPSFVPRFEVP